One Helianthus annuus cultivar XRQ/B chromosome 12, HanXRQr2.0-SUNRISE, whole genome shotgun sequence genomic region harbors:
- the LOC110893140 gene encoding non-classical arabinogalactan protein 31 → MASRHTKITFPSKLVNLFHSKNSLFYLFVFLICLPIGFICSFYLQSFSAAIQTSIFSVFRSLSLVSPPPLPLPHADTLSSLTPPPSLVSPPPLSSNLPQPPLPLPDNLSLSPPPPLTSNLPQPSLPLPLDNLSLSPPPLPPLTSNLPQPPPPLSLPLPLPGNLSLSPPLPPLTSNLREPPLPLPDDLSLSPPPLAPLSSESIPSAISPSSLPFKVSITEQMPMMHNMSDDELVKRVMEIPKMTTTNTPYKVAFMFLTPGPLPLSPLWELFFKGHKGLFSIYVHPHPSYNDTIPQDSVFYATRITSQPLYWGDISMVDAERRLLANALLDPSNQRFVLLSDSCIPLFNFTTTYSYLVNSNLSYIASFDDKRKSGRGRYNPQMSPNITIQDWRKGSQWFEVNRDLALEIVAEQNYYSLFKEYCHPPCYNDEHYLPTLVNILYGGLNSNRTITHVDWSRAGPHPRKYAGSEITEELLNSIRFGSTECVYNDNTTPMCVLFARKFTPGTLNPLLMFAPLLFGSS, encoded by the exons ATGGCTTCTCGCCACACCAAAATAACATTCCCCTCCAAACTCGTGAACCTTTTCCACTCTAAAAACTCTCTTTTTTACTTGTTTGTATTCTTGATTTGCTTGCCGATCGGCTTCATTTGCTCTTTTTACCTTCAAAGCTTCTCTGCAGCCATTCAGACCTCTATTTTTAGTGTTTTCCGTTCATTATCATTAGTATCACCgccaccactaccactaccacatGCAGACACTCTTTCGTCAttaacaccaccaccatcactagTATCACCTCCACCATTAAGTTCAAACCTGCCACAACCGCCACTACCACTACCAGATAATCTTTCTTTATCACCACCTCCACCACTAACTTCAAACCTGCCACAACCgtcactaccactaccactagaTAATCTTTCTTTATCACCACCTCCACTACCACCACTAACTTCAAACCTACCACAACCGCCACCACCACTatcactaccactaccactaccaggTAATCTTTCTTtatcaccaccactaccaccactaaCTTCAAACCTACGAGAACCGCCACTACCACTACCAGATGATCTTTCTTTATCGCCACCACCACTAGCACCACTATCATCGGAATCTATTCCCTCGGCCATATCGCCATCATCACTGCCGTTTAAGGTTTCAATAACGGAACAAATGCCCATGATGCACAATATGAGTGATGATGAGTTGGTAAAGAGAGTGATGGAAATTCCAAAGATGACCACCACAAATACCCCTTATAAGGTGGCATTTATGTTCTTGACACCGGGGCCATTGCCACTTTCACCTTTGTGGGAACTGTTCTTCAAAGGGCATAAAGGTCTTTTCTCCATCTACGTCCACCCCCATCCATCTTACAATGACACCATCCCTCAAGACTCCGTCTTCTATGCCACAAGAATTACTAGCCAG CCTTTGTATTGGGGTGATATTTCAATGGTAGATGCCGAGAGAAGACTGCTAGCAAATGCACTCCTTGATCCGTCAAATCAACGATTCGTGTTACTATCCGATTCATGTATTCCGTTGTTTAACTTCACCACGACTTATAGTTATCTTGTTAACTCAAATTTAAGCTACATAGCCTCTTTTGACGACAAAAGAAAATCAGGCCGTGGTCGCTACAATCCACAAATGTCACCAAACATCACCATTCAAGATTGGCGAAAAGGGTCTCAATGGTTTGAAGTTAATCGTGATCTTGCTCTAGAGATTGTTGCTGAACAAAACTACTACAGTCTTTTCAAAGAATATTGCCATCCACCATGTTACAATGATGAACATTATTTACCAACATTGGTGAATATTTTATATGGAGGGTTAAACTCAAACCGAACTATTACACATGTTGATTGGTCAAGGGCGGGCCCTCATCCACGAAAATATGCGGGTAGCGAGATTACAGAAGAGCTATTGAACTCGATTCGATTTGGTTCTACTGAATGTGTTTATAATGATAACACAACACCTATGTGTGTGTTGTTTGCTAGGAAGTTTACACCAGGTACTTTGAATCCTTTGTTAATGTTTGCTCCTTTGTTGTTTGGTTCTAGTTGA